CCAGATCGGTGTCCTTCACCAGGACCGAGATCCTGATCTCGGAGGTCGAGATCAGATCGATGTTGACCCCCACCTCGGCGAGCGCCTCACAGAACTTGGCGGTGACGCCGGGATGGCTGCGCATACCCGCGCCGACCAGCGACACCTTGCCGATGTGGTCGTCGTACAGCACCTGGCTGAAGCCGATCTCATCCTGCAGCGAGGTCAGCTTCTGCACCGCGCCCGGACCGTTGTCCATCGGGCAGGTGAACGTGATGTCGGTCTTGCCGTCTTCGACCTTGGAGATGTTCTGCAGCACCATGTCGATGTTGACGTCGGCGTCGGCGACAGCGCGGAACACACGCGCGGCATAGCCGGGTACGTCGGGTACCCCGACGACGGTGACCTTGGCCTCGCCGCGGTCGTGGGCTACTCCGGTGAGAAGGGCGTCTTCCATGGGGATGTCCTCGATCGATCCTTTGACGATGGTGCCGGGCTTGTCCGAGTACGACGAGCGGACGTGAATCGGAACGTTGTACCGGCGGGCGTATTCCACGCAGCGCAGCATGAGCACCTTGGCACCGCACGCGGCCATCTCGAGCATCTCCTCGAAGGAGACGGTGTCGAGGTGGCGGGCGTTGGGCACGATGCGCGGATC
The genomic region above belongs to Mycolicibacterium sp. HK-90 and contains:
- a CDS encoding aspartate kinase, which encodes MALVVQKYGGSSVSDADRIRRVAERIVETKKAGNDVVVVVSAMGDTTDDLLDLAQQVSPAPPAREMDMLLTAGERISNALVAMAIESLGAQARSFTGSQAGIVTTGTHGNAKIIDVTPGRLRDALDEGVIVLVAGFQGVSQDSKDVTTMGRGGSDTTAVALAAALKADVCEIYTDVDGIFTADPRIVPNARHLDTVSFEEMLEMAACGAKVLMLRCVEYARRYNVPIHVRSSYSDKPGTIVKGSIEDIPMEDALLTGVAHDRGEAKVTVVGVPDVPGYAARVFRAVADADVNIDMVLQNISKVEDGKTDITFTCPMDNGPGAVQKLTSLQDEIGFSQVLYDDHIGKVSLVGAGMRSHPGVTAKFCEALAEVGVNIDLISTSEIRISVLVKDTDLDTAVAALHDAFDLGSDDEAVVYGGTGR